In Canis lupus baileyi chromosome 19, mCanLup2.hap1, whole genome shotgun sequence, the sequence agattgttcttttatttttaaaggtttgtttgtttatgatagacatagagagagagaggcagagacacaggaggagggagaagcaggatccatgccgagagcccaacacaggactcgatcctgggactccaggattgcgccctgggccaaaggcaggcgccaaaccactgagccacccagggatccccctataaaAGATTATTCTTGAAGATAAAATACATACTGTTATTAATGACACATAATCACACTGTTCACATAATGACTGTTTGATTTTGACACATAATCCAAACAGTTAAGTTCATTTCAAGGAAGAGCATTCAGCTCTCCCCAAAATCTAAAATATGAAGGTGTTTTTTTGTCACTTAGAAGGACTAAATCAGCACACTTTAAAGTGCAAAAGGCTAACAGAGTCCCATGTGGTGTTTTGCTTTGCAGCAACATTGTAGCCTCTGTGGCAGAATCAGCATCACAGAGTCACATAAGTATTGAAAATAAGGTGTTCACTATACAAATGAGATCTTACACACATATGTAAAAATCTAGAGAAGAGGGGACTCATCCCATCAGAGAAGATCACTAACTGTGAGTCTGAATTAGTAATCTAGAGAACACATCAGCATTTGTAAGAATATCCAAACTGTGAGTGCAAGACCACACAAATGGATCCTTGACACATAGTTGATTGAGATATTCATGGAAGCCTACAACTCGAGAAAGATGGGAATCAAGcacatggcattttttttcatgatactCTTGACTGGCAGGGCCAAAATCAGGAAAATGGGCTGATGTCCAACAGCCCCCTTTGCATCTATCACACTTTAAGATGGCTCCAAACACAGAAATGGCTTCTTCACTTCTGTGTAGAAGCCAAATCTCAGGCCAAGTTAGGCTACAGGAAAATTTGACCATGTAATCAAAACGGGAAGGGAAATGTAGTTCCCAACATTACCCACATTGACAGGACACAATGCAGAAGAACCACCTCAAACGCTGTATTTTATAGCTCATGGTCACAAAGCAGCTCTTCAGTAAAAGCCTATTGTCCAATTTCCAATCACAAGCAAGTACaaagagcaaaggggaaaagtTGAAAATGGCAACTCACACGAGACTATGCTTTTGAAGAGCTCTGCAAAATTACAAATTTCTGCTAGCTGTTGTAAAGAATAAGGTTCCTCcggccaaaataaataaataaattctcagtAAGGCAGGAAATATATTATGGGTGATATCCAGCATCTGCCACACTAAGCTAGTAAGAAAACCCCAACAAGTATAAAAATGTCATTGTTCTGACAACCccttaaagaatttaaagaactAAGGAATTAAAACTACTCGCATATTAAGAATACACTTCAAATCACCATGAGTCCAACAAATTGTAAAGATAGGTTTATTTACTGAAATGTAGGGGAGAAACCACCACCTGTAAAACTTTGTATGATAGCTGAAAGAGTACTTGGAGAGCTATTTTTCACCTAAttgtttttctgtaaaagaaCTGGAAAGATGTGCCCCATAGGTCCACTTCGATGAGGTGCTCACAAAGGCAGTACCATATTTACAGTTTTTATAAGGTTTCTGTCCTGGTGTGGATTTTCTGAATCCACTGAAGGTATGCATTCACTTGCAGGAGAACTTCCCGCATCACCTAAGTAGTGTCTGTCTGTAGTGTGTGTTCGTATGTGTCTCCTTAAGGATGAGGAGCaactgaaggctttcccacactccTTACATTCATAGGGCTTCTCCCCAGTGTGCACTCTCATATGTATTGGCAAAGACGATGGCCACTTGAAGACTTTCCCACACTCcttacattcataaggtttctctgCAGTGTGTGTTCTCACGTGCTGTTGCAAAAGTTCAGGCCaactgaaagctttcccacaCTGCTTGCATTCGTAGAGCTTCTCTGCGGTGTGCCTTCTCATATGTTTCTGTAAGGATATGTGGCAATAGAACGCCTTCCCACACAGCTTACACTGATACGATTTGTCTCCAGGGTGCATTCTCACGTGTTCTCGGAAGCAGGCAGACAAattgaaggctttcccacattgtTTGCATTCAAAGGGTTTCTCCCTCATGTGTGTCCTCATATGTCTTCTTAAAGATATGGGCCAGTTGAACGTTTTTCCGCACTGATtgcattcataaggtttctctccagtgtgcaCTCTCATATGCCCTCGAAAGGATGAGGGGtggctgaaggctttcccacactggctacactcatagggtttctctccaccATGGGTCCTCTCATGTCTTCGGAAGGACTGGGGATAAATGAAGGTTTTCCCACATTGTTtgcattcatagggtttctctccagtatgaatccTTTCGTGTCTCCGAAAGGATTGCAGGTAAATAAAGGTTTTTCCACACTgtttacattcatagggtttctctccagtgtgtgTTATCATGTGCCTTCGAAAAGCTGAGGAATAGCTGAAGGCTTctccacattctttacatttatgtGGTGTCTCCCCGGTGTGTGATATCATGTGTCTTCGAAAAGTGGAGGAATAGCTGAAGGCAtccccacattccttacatttatagggcttctctccagtgtgtGTTATCATGTGCCTTCGAAAGGTGGAGGAATagctgaaggctttcccacattccttacatttatagggtttctctccagtgtgagttcTCACATGACTAGTAAGACTTGAAAAATCaatgaaggctt encodes:
- the ZNF555 gene encoding zinc finger protein 555 isoform X3, translating into MDSVVFEDVAVDFTVEEWALLDSAQRKLYREVMLENLKNLASVDDETQFKASGSVSQQDVYGNKIPKEHKIAKSTRNDSWASVLGKIWEELSTEDQRMKQGQHLRNRVVEKLSESNDQCGEGSSQIPDLNLYQKTLTGIKEYECSAYGKVFMHHSSPKSHIAVHTGHKPYQCQECGRAYSCRSHLRMHVRTHNGERTYACKLCGKTFPRTSSLNRHVRIHTAEKTYECQQCGKAFIDFSSLTSHVRTHTGEKPYKCKECGKAFSYSSTFRRHMITHTGEKPYKCKECGDAFSYSSTFRRHMISHTGETPHKCKECGEAFSYSSAFRRHMITHTGEKPYECKQCGKTFIYLQSFRRHERIHTGEKPYECKQCGKTFIYPQSFRRHERTHGGEKPYECSQCGKAFSHPSSFRGHMRVHTGEKPYECNQCGKTFNWPISLRRHMRTHMREKPFECKQCGKAFNLSACFREHVRMHPGDKSYQCKLCGKAFYCHISLQKHMRRHTAEKLYECKQCGKAFSWPELLQQHVRTHTAEKPYECKECGKVFKWPSSLPIHMRVHTGEKPYECKECGKAFSCSSSLRRHIRTHTTDRHYLGDAGSSPASECIPSVDSENPHQDRNLIKTVNMVLPL
- the ZNF555 gene encoding zinc finger protein 555 isoform X4; the protein is MLENLKNLASVDDETQFKASGSVSQQDVYGNKIPKEHKIAKSTRNDSWASVLGKIWEELSTEDQRMKQGQHLRNRVVEKLSESNDQCGEGSSQIPDLNLYQKTLTGIKEYECSAYGKVFMHHSSPKSHIAVHTGHKPYQCQECGRAYSCRSHLRMHVRTHNGERTYACKLCGKTFPRTSSLNRHVRIHTAEKTYECQQCGKAFIDFSSLTSHVRTHTGEKPYKCKECGKAFSYSSTFRRHMITHTGEKPYKCKECGDAFSYSSTFRRHMISHTGETPHKCKECGEAFSYSSAFRRHMITHTGEKPYECKQCGKTFIYLQSFRRHERIHTGEKPYECKQCGKTFIYPQSFRRHERTHGGEKPYECSQCGKAFSHPSSFRGHMRVHTGEKPYECNQCGKTFNWPISLRRHMRTHMREKPFECKQCGKAFNLSACFREHVRMHPGDKSYQCKLCGKAFYCHISLQKHMRRHTAEKLYECKQCGKAFSWPELLQQHVRTHTAEKPYECKECGKVFKWPSSLPIHMRVHTGEKPYECKECGKAFSCSSSLRRHIRTHTTDRHYLGDAGSSPASECIPSVDSENPHQDRNLIKTVNMVLPL
- the ZNF555 gene encoding zinc finger protein 555 isoform X1 gives rise to the protein MTQVKGGHSTTETQDSVVFEDVAVDFTVEEWALLDSAQRKLYREVMLENLKNLASVDDETQFKASGSVSQQDVYGNKIPKEHKIAKSTRNDSWASVLGKIWEELSTEDQRMKQGQHLRNRVVEKLSESNDQCGEGSSQIPDLNLYQKTLTGIKEYECSAYGKVFMHHSSPKSHIAVHTGHKPYQCQECGRAYSCRSHLRMHVRTHNGERTYACKLCGKTFPRTSSLNRHVRIHTAEKTYECQQCGKAFIDFSSLTSHVRTHTGEKPYKCKECGKAFSYSSTFRRHMITHTGEKPYKCKECGDAFSYSSTFRRHMISHTGETPHKCKECGEAFSYSSAFRRHMITHTGEKPYECKQCGKTFIYLQSFRRHERIHTGEKPYECKQCGKTFIYPQSFRRHERTHGGEKPYECSQCGKAFSHPSSFRGHMRVHTGEKPYECNQCGKTFNWPISLRRHMRTHMREKPFECKQCGKAFNLSACFREHVRMHPGDKSYQCKLCGKAFYCHISLQKHMRRHTAEKLYECKQCGKAFSWPELLQQHVRTHTAEKPYECKECGKVFKWPSSLPIHMRVHTGEKPYECKECGKAFSCSSSLRRHIRTHTTDRHYLGDAGSSPASECIPSVDSENPHQDRNLIKTVNMVLPL
- the ZNF555 gene encoding zinc finger protein 555 isoform X2 codes for the protein MSVGEDSVVFEDVAVDFTVEEWALLDSAQRKLYREVMLENLKNLASVDDETQFKASGSVSQQDVYGNKIPKEHKIAKSTRNDSWASVLGKIWEELSTEDQRMKQGQHLRNRVVEKLSESNDQCGEGSSQIPDLNLYQKTLTGIKEYECSAYGKVFMHHSSPKSHIAVHTGHKPYQCQECGRAYSCRSHLRMHVRTHNGERTYACKLCGKTFPRTSSLNRHVRIHTAEKTYECQQCGKAFIDFSSLTSHVRTHTGEKPYKCKECGKAFSYSSTFRRHMITHTGEKPYKCKECGDAFSYSSTFRRHMISHTGETPHKCKECGEAFSYSSAFRRHMITHTGEKPYECKQCGKTFIYLQSFRRHERIHTGEKPYECKQCGKTFIYPQSFRRHERTHGGEKPYECSQCGKAFSHPSSFRGHMRVHTGEKPYECNQCGKTFNWPISLRRHMRTHMREKPFECKQCGKAFNLSACFREHVRMHPGDKSYQCKLCGKAFYCHISLQKHMRRHTAEKLYECKQCGKAFSWPELLQQHVRTHTAEKPYECKECGKVFKWPSSLPIHMRVHTGEKPYECKECGKAFSCSSSLRRHIRTHTTDRHYLGDAGSSPASECIPSVDSENPHQDRNLIKTVNMVLPL